In Lolium rigidum isolate FL_2022 chromosome 3, APGP_CSIRO_Lrig_0.1, whole genome shotgun sequence, the genomic window ATTTTCATACAAAAGAATGGAGAGGCCTGGGAATCTGATTCCCATGCCAAAGAGGCTAGTATATCTACACATTCTACCGGGATCAGAAGCCTCTCTCTCGATCTCATCAAAGTAGACCCTGCTGGCAGATCATGTCGTGCGGTCATGGCTGAGAGCGGCACGGTTCCCTCCATGAATCTTTTCAAACCTCGGCCGAGAGCTTCGAGCTCGGTACCATCACTCCCATGGTGGTGTCAATCACCGTCATTTTAAGATCTATCGTGTCCATGTTTACAGTTTTTCACTCAACCTGCTCGCCTATGAGGTCAAGCCCTACTAACAAGAAGGAGATGCCCTGGAACAATAGGAAGTAGAAGTGTATGCCCTGCTTCGTGAGCAGGCTGCGGGCGGCGGCCGTTAATAGTAGCAGCGACAGGGCGAGCTCCTTCTTGTATATCCGgttgtgcttcttcttcttcctgccATCTTTCTTCGGACTATCCGATTGATCCTTCAGCATCGCGTCGAGGTTCGGCGCCGAGCCGGTTCTCTGGTGGTGTCTCAGCTCCTTGGGCGGGACCGCCAAGGCGATGAGATCACCTTCTGATGATCGGCCGGATTTCTTGGTCACCACCCACTCGTAGGCGCTTCCGAGCTGGAACAGGCCTGAGATCATGGCGTTGAACTTGGTCACGGACATGGTGTTCTCGAAGAGCAGGTACGGGATGATGAAAGGGAAGGACTTTGGAGATGGTAGGATGTTGAGCAATGACATCAGGGCAGGGATGTAGCATACGACCCAGTCAGGGAGCTCCGCTTCGGGCACGAACATTGTCATcgggaggatgatgcagaagagcGTGAAGGAGTAGAATGGCAGGATGAGCttccggaggaggaagaagaggaagatcaaGTTGGCTTTCTTCCAAACCGAAATCTGcggtaaaggaaaaaaaaaagagttaaTAAGCAGGTACATTGGTAGGTTTGAGTGAGGTAAATTGTTTCTACCGCAATAATAGCAACAAGGAATTCAAGAAGCTAAACCGAGTAGCATATATAAATTCCTCCATGCTAATACAAAACAAACTGGTCTAACAGATAGTGTTACATTGGAGTGTATTGAAGGCAAATGATGAGAAAGCATTTTTCAAAGTGTAACCTAAGCAACCAGCACAACAGGCAAGTACTAAAGGAGAGGTCTCACAGAATTGTGTATTTAAAGACCCCATTTCAAAAGCACCAACATTTCAGAATTTTCGCCGAACATGTTAACATTATTGAAGCAATCTCTCACGTGCCATGTCGACGTTAGCATATCTAAATTGTCTGTACAACTATGTTTAGGTACAATAAAAAGAGCATGACAATACCTTGGACTTGATGATATCCGGTAAGCAAAGCCTGAATAGCTGCATTGGACCGGAATGCCACCGATGTTGTTGCTTTCTGTAAGCCTCGTATGACTCGGGTAATTCACATTGGCACTTTAGGCAGTATAACAAACAATTCAGTTCAACTcaactagatacattcatattagagtcaattaatatgaaccggagggagtagtaaattaAATTGCCAAGTCACTTATCGAGAAGAAATTGGTCATAAACAATACCTCAACATCATTGAGGAAGATAAACTTCCAGCCATGGAGATGTGCCCGAACTGCAATGTCCATATCCTCCACCGTAGTCCGCTCCATCCACCCGCCTGAATCTTCCAATGCCTTGATCCTCCAAACTCCAGCAGTGCCATTGAACCCAAAGAAGTTCAAGAACACTCCATTGACCTGCTGTTCCACCTCAAAGTGGAAGCACAGATTGATGTTCTGCAATCTAGTCAGTAGGTTCTCATCCTTGTTCACGAAAGACCATCTTGCTTGCACCAGCCCCAATTCATCGTTGTCCTGAAACAAGAGCAAAATTGATAAATCAGAATTGGAATCCTTAACCAGATAACAAAAAGGAAGTACACAATTCCCCCTGAGTTTATTTACCTTGAAATGTGGGACGCTGCGCTTTAAGAAGTCTGGGTTTGGTTGGAAGTCAGCGTCAAAGATGGCAACAAATTCGTAATCCTTGACGTAGCTGCAGCCCATGGCTGACTTGAGGTTCCCAGCCTTGTACCCATCCCTGagcacacgatgccggtagagaatCCTAGCCCCGTTCTGCTGCCACTTCGCAACCTCATCTCTGATGAGTGACTGCGTCGTCGGGTCGTCGGAGTCGTCCAACACCTGAACCAAGAAGTTGGACCTCGGCCAATCAAGGTTGCAGACGGCCGCAATCGATTGTTGATACACCTGAGCGACGACCAGATGGTTAAATTATTGCAGAATTGGAGTAAAAATAAGAGGCATCTGCGGAGCAACAGCTAAGTAATGC contains:
- the LOC124704420 gene encoding probable xyloglucan glycosyltransferase 9 — translated: MAPWTGLWGGRAGGDAYRGTPVVVKMENPNWSISEISPEDDDEDFLVGAGATGARRKGGRGKNAKQITWVLLLKAHRAAGCLASLASAAVALGAAARRRVADGRTDADAGVAGAESPVLRSRFYACIRAFLVLSMLLLAVELAAHVNGWNLAASALALPIIGVESLYGSWLRLRAAYLAPLLQFLTDACVVLFLIQSADRLIQCLGCFYINLKRIKPKLKSSPLPDAEDPDAGYYPMVLVQIPMCNEKEVYQQSIAAVCNLDWPRSNFLVQVLDDSDDPTTQSLIRDEVAKWQQNGARILYRHRVLRDGYKAGNLKSAMGCSYVKDYEFVAIFDADFQPNPDFLKRSVPHFKDNDELGLVQARWSFVNKDENLLTRLQNINLCFHFEVEQQVNGVFLNFFGFNGTAGVWRIKALEDSGGWMERTTVEDMDIAVRAHLHGWKFIFLNDVECQCELPESYEAYRKQQHRWHSGPMQLFRLCLPDIIKSKISVWKKANLIFLFFLLRKLILPFYSFTLFCIILPMTMFVPEAELPDWVVCYIPALMSLLNILPSPKSFPFIIPYLLFENTMSVTKFNAMISGLFQLGSAYEWVVTKKSGRSSEGDLIALAVPPKELRHHQRTGSAPNLDAMLKDQSDSPKKDGRKKKKHNRIYKKELALSLLLLTAAARSLLTKQGIHFYFLLFQGISFLLVGLDLIGEQVE